Below is a window of Candidatus Trichorickettsia mobilis DNA.
TTATATGATGACTATACTTCAGACTATTCTAGAGGTATAACTAAGATAAGAAGTAAGACTATATCTTTAGGCTTGAAAGTATTAAATATGTGAGCTTTGAAATGAAACAACAAACAAGTATCGATCTGAAAAAATTCTTAATTATTAGTACAAAACCAATTATGAGATATCCTAGACGTTTTTATATCTTATTAATACTATCCATATTTCTTATAATCAACGCAGCTAAAGGTTCACCTGCAACTATTGTAGCGTTAGTTAACAATGAACCAATTACTTTGTATGAATTTCAGATGAGGAAAAAAATGGTTATAACGCTTAATAACGTGCATAACCCTGATGCTAAAGCTAATGCTCAAATTAATACAGCAGTGTTAAATAGTTTAATTGAAGAACAATTATTATTTCAACATTCAAAAAAAGTTGGCGGTAAAATTAGTGCCACTGAATTAGAAGAAGCAATTAGCACCATTGCTCAAAGAAATAAAATGTCTAAAGAAGATTTGTTTAAATATCTATCCAGTCAAAATATAGATATAGATAGTTTTCGTAAGCAAATAACAGCAGAGTTGATCAAAATAAATATTTTATCTTATATCTCCAGATCAGTAACAATTTCACCGCAAGAAATTGATGCAGCTATTTTACTTAATAATAGCAAGGATGCAAAAATCTCTGCTCGTATTTTTACCTCAAAAGACAAAACACCATCAACATTACAAAAGATGTATAGTTTACATAAAACTTTAAAAACTTGTAATGAGGTAAAAGATGCTGCATACTCAAAATTTGCTACAGCTATTACCATTAACGAAAACCTTAGTACTTTAGATCATCAATTACAAACTATAATAAGAGATCTAAGTATTAATCAAAAAAGCAGCGTATTTGAAACCACAAAAGGATTTCAATTAGTATTAATGTGTACTAAAGTAATAGATAATGTAACTTCAGCAGAGAATGATTACATCACTAATTTTTTGACAAATAAAAAAATGTCGCAAAAAGCACAAAAGTTTTTTGAAGATTTACGTAAAAA
It encodes the following:
- a CDS encoding SurA N-terminal domain-containing protein, yielding MKQQTSIDLKKFLIISTKPIMRYPRRFYILLILSIFLIINAAKGSPATIVALVNNEPITLYEFQMRKKMVITLNNVHNPDAKANAQINTAVLNSLIEEQLLFQHSKKVGGKISATELEEAISTIAQRNKMSKEDLFKYLSSQNIDIDSFRKQITAELIKINILSYISRSVTISPQEIDAAILLNNSKDAKISARIFTSKDKTPSTLQKMYSLHKTLKTCNEVKDAAYSKFATAITINENLSTLDHQLQTIIRDLSINQKSSVFETTKGFQLVLMCTKVIDNVTSAENDYITNFLTNKKMSQKAQKFFEDLRKKAYIKIML